The DNA sequence AGTCCCTGGGAGGTGTTAGAAATGTCAGGTTTTCTAAAGTTAAATTTTAAACTATTTAATTTCAAAACTTTAAAAAAATCTCCATGCTCTTCACAGAGCTCCTATCGGACAGAAATGGACACCAAGtcaaaggaggagatattgggaGGAGGTGACCAAAGGTTTGGTCCAATGGGCGGGTTTTAAGGAGGGCTTTACAGGAAGGTCGTTGGACCTTGGCTCGAGCTGAGACACATTGGAAGAATAATAAAACTTCACAACAAGATAGAGTGAAATGTGGGTGACTGGCAGCATGTAGAAATGGCGAAGAGTTGCTCCCACAAGCATCTACCTAACACCATGAGGATCTTTGTGCAGGAAACATGAATGGCAGAAACATGGGACGTGTGCAGCTACGCTGGAATCCTTAGACACGCAGGAGAAATATTTCAGTAAAGCACTGGAACTCTACCAAAGAATCGACCTGACCAGGTAATCCGTCTCCCCACTTTTTCTGCAGATTGCTCGAGGTGGAATTTTGGTTTATATTTTTCTCCCAAGCCTTCAGgcaagtttgggggaggggggggggggggggtgtcctggggaTCTTACTGTAGGTACAACCAAAGAGGCTAATAGGTCATTGGCTCTATTTGTGCACTTTTTTTGTTACTACCAAAGCACCTGGTGTCTCCCAGCCGCCTCCATCCCTCTTACTATTACTGTGAAAACATAATTCAAAAAGGGTTTCATGTCCTTTTATTAATAATCCGTATAAATCTGATATCAGCTACTGTCACAATGTTACACTACAATACCTGAGGATATTTAGTTTAGATCAGCAATTTGTTGACTAGAGACTGACCGTTCTTTTAaacttttaccctgtattcagtgTTCTTAAGAAGTTTCATATTTTGCCATCATCCAACTATTATACGGTGAGTACTTGCTGGCATTTGTCCTTTTAAGCACCTTGATTTTGTGCTGTgatttgcactttttgctttaatcCTTATGATAACATGCTCACATTTAGTTGGATAACATTGAAAATGCGATCTTGAAGACCTATGGGGTAACACCGAAGATTCAGTGCCTGCCTCCAACTGGGGTAATGTATGCTTTTTGTTTGTAATTCTGATCAAAACCAGATTTTAAGTAAATTATAAAATCCTGTTAAACTTTATTTTTCAATTTAATATTACAGTATTTTTAACACTATTTACTGCTGTTTAAAATAATCCAAATCTGAATGCCTATTTTGCCTAGTCAGCCTAACTGTGTAGTACTGATGCAATATGAAGACTGATTAATGTTGAGGGATTATCCCAGCACCAGGAGCAATAGCTCATGTTGATGGGATTGCAGGGGGGCGATTACACAGGAATCAATTGGTGTCTGCAGCAAGTTTTAATCTCTTCAAGTCTGGGAATTAAAGGTTAAATAGTGATTTAGATTTGGAGATTTGAGTTTGCAATTACATGTCGGTCTATTTAAAAAGACTTTGCTTGATTATGAATTGCAATGTTGTAATTTTGAATATACTTCAGACATGTGTTGTTTTTGAGAAAAGACTCACTTGGAACTCTGTTGTTTATGTGGTTGTTTTTTGTTTCCTTCACTTCCCCAACTGTAGGGAAGCTCGGTGCAAATACTGGGCCAGATTGAACTCTGTTTCACCAAAGAATTTCAGCTGCTGAACTGCACAGAAACTGCACCCAGCATGCTCGCCTTCAAGAATGGCAGACATCACACTGCCTATTTGGGCTTTTTTGAGTGCGAGCCTGGCCAACAAATCTATTACCCTCCTATACAACATGTGCATTGAGTGCAagagagaaggtggcagtgaggttCTGTGCTGCTGGGTCACTGGTTCACAAAACACTGGAGCCCTTAGTATTGTATGCAGGGTATGAGCTATCAAGTTTGGGAGCAGTGCCAAATTTTAATATGAGAAACAAGTGTTAGCAATGCATAGTGGGTCAAGCATCCTATGAGGGCAAGTGCATGTCTCCAATGTTATTTTTTAGCATTTAATGGCCTTTTTTTAAACACCATTTTCAAAATCAATCACTAACATCACCATTTCTTTTGCGTGCAATTACTTAaaataaaagattttttaaaataaattgataaaACTTTATCTCTCCATTTAAAATAGGTTGCCTTATCGTGTGGGTAATTTAACCTGTGCACCAAATTTTCACTAGCTTATGTTATGACATGTGTTGGGACTGGCACTACATTCAATCTTGGTGCTAGTATTTGAACACAGGAAACCAAATAAATAGTTTCATCACGGAATAGGACACGGAATGCAGCCAGGGTTTTCCTTAAAGATTTAGTCATTTGATTTGTGCTGGCTTCCTTGGTCTCTCCTCATCTCCTCCTCAATGCTGTTCCGTTTGAGGAAGTGCTAGGCTATGCACCTGGAGTTTCCTTGTCCCACCAGATGACATTCAATCCAGCTGTTCTCTTCACCGCAAGGGGGAAGTCTCGTTTGCTGGTGGTGCTTGTGGCTTGTTTTGGTCAATTAGAATACAGTTTAGAATCTCAATCTTTTCTCTCTCCTGGGTTTGAGTATTTGAAAGAGGCGCTTCTTTGTGTACCTATCTCAGTCTTGCTAGCT is a window from the Scyliorhinus torazame isolate Kashiwa2021f chromosome 1, sScyTor2.1, whole genome shotgun sequence genome containing:
- the rnaset2 gene encoding ribonuclease T2, which gives rise to MACQKGKGIQRKWMFAWIYPPLLVIFILPEVWDCNAFHPWHSIILSHHWPETVCLMVKETCKIPPNVDYWTVHGLWPKKNQMCNNSWPFKEENVEDILSELEQWWPDVLHPNSTQLWKHEWQKHGTCAATLESLDTQEKYFSKALELYQRIDLTSVLKKFHILPSSNYYTLDNIENAILKTYGVTPKIQCLPPTGGSSVQILGQIELCFTKEFQLLNCTETAPSMLAFKNGRHHTAYLGFFECEPGQQIYYPPIQHVH